A window of the Gossypium hirsutum isolate 1008001.06 chromosome A03, Gossypium_hirsutum_v2.1, whole genome shotgun sequence genome harbors these coding sequences:
- the LOC107950363 gene encoding probable NAD(P)H dehydrogenase (quinone) FQR1-like 3 isoform X3 → MAVTKLYVVYYSLYRHVEIMAREVQRGANSVQDVEATLWQVPETLSDTILQKMKAPAKAADVPEIRPEQLLEADGFLFGFPSRFGVMAAQFKAFFDATNDLWEHQALAGKPAGIFWSTGFHGGGQELTALTAITQLAHHGMIFVPLGYTFGSGMFEMNEVKGGSSYGAGTYAADGSREPTELELQQAFYQGKYVAEITKKLENKPLAS, encoded by the exons ATGGCAGTAACAAAGTTGTATGTAGT GTATTACTCGTTGTACCGTCATGTCGAGATCATGGCAAGGGAGGTGCAAAGGGGGGCTAATTCAGTTCAAGATGTTGAGGCAACACTTTGGCAG GTACCGGAGACGCTATCTGATACAATACTGCAAAAGATGAAGGCACCAGCTAAAGCAGCTGATGTACCAGAGATTAGGCCAGAACAGCTTTTGGAAGCTGATGGTTTTCTCTTCGGGTTTCCTTCTCGTTTCGGTGTGATGGCAGCTCAGTTTAAGGCCTTCTTTGATGCTACTAACGACCTGTGGGAACACCAAGCACTTGCTGGCAAGCCTGCTGGTATCTTCTGGAGTACTGGTTTCCATGGGGGAGGACAGGAGCTCACTGC ATTAACTGCTATAACACAGTTAGCACATCATGGTATGATATTTGTGCCTCTTGGATACACTTTTGGCAGTGGCATGTTTGAGATGAATGAGGTAAAAGGTGGCTCCTCTTATGGTGCTGGCACTTATGCAGCCGATGGATCCCGTGAACCCACTGAGCTAGAGCTCCAACAGGCCTTTTACCAAGGTAAATATGTTGCGGAAATAACCAAGAAACTCGAGAACAAGCCCCTCGCATCATAG
- the LOC107950363 gene encoding probable NAD(P)H dehydrogenase (quinone) FQR1-like 3 isoform X1 produces the protein MTQEHTCFITQKPSLSVSHVTLKPDNFVLSFLQHTQDISSWFKYQSSIAAMAVTKLYVVYYSLYRHVEIMAREVQRGANSVQDVEATLWQVPETLSDTILQKMKAPAKAADVPEIRPEQLLEADGFLFGFPSRFGVMAAQFKAFFDATNDLWEHQALAGKPAGIFWSTGFHGGGQELTALTAITQLAHHGMIFVPLGYTFGSGMFEMNEVKGGSSYGAGTYAADGSREPTELELQQAFYQGKYVAEITKKLENKPLAS, from the exons ATGACACAAGAG CATACATGTTTCATTACGCAAAAGCCATCTTTATCTGTTTCTCATGTGACTCTGAAGCCTGACAACTTTgttctttctttccttcaacaTACCCAAG ATATAAGCAGTTGGTTCAAATATCAGAGCTCAATTGCAGCTATGGCAGTAACAAAGTTGTATGTAGT GTATTACTCGTTGTACCGTCATGTCGAGATCATGGCAAGGGAGGTGCAAAGGGGGGCTAATTCAGTTCAAGATGTTGAGGCAACACTTTGGCAG GTACCGGAGACGCTATCTGATACAATACTGCAAAAGATGAAGGCACCAGCTAAAGCAGCTGATGTACCAGAGATTAGGCCAGAACAGCTTTTGGAAGCTGATGGTTTTCTCTTCGGGTTTCCTTCTCGTTTCGGTGTGATGGCAGCTCAGTTTAAGGCCTTCTTTGATGCTACTAACGACCTGTGGGAACACCAAGCACTTGCTGGCAAGCCTGCTGGTATCTTCTGGAGTACTGGTTTCCATGGGGGAGGACAGGAGCTCACTGC ATTAACTGCTATAACACAGTTAGCACATCATGGTATGATATTTGTGCCTCTTGGATACACTTTTGGCAGTGGCATGTTTGAGATGAATGAGGTAAAAGGTGGCTCCTCTTATGGTGCTGGCACTTATGCAGCCGATGGATCCCGTGAACCCACTGAGCTAGAGCTCCAACAGGCCTTTTACCAAGGTAAATATGTTGCGGAAATAACCAAGAAACTCGAGAACAAGCCCCTCGCATCATAG
- the LOC107949976 gene encoding UDP-glycosyltransferase 71K1, with translation MPEIGHLVSIVKFAKLLIDHNDRIRVTILSMKWFPDAALDAYTKSLTALPPDGIQLIDLPRVDPPSLAPWKSAESVIDAFIKCYIPLVRNAVRDIVSMKCSSDETRIAGLVLDLFCSPMVDVATDFDLPSYIFITSNAAFVGLMFYLPTRHSLNRSEFQSSDPEHVIPGLVNPVPTYVLPSAVFSKDEGYAAYVKVAERFKDAKGIIINTFEEVEHYALNCFSNGQNPPVYPVGPVINFNGLSYSDSDDKVMKWLDDQPQSSVVFLCFGSMGSFKAPQVKETALGLEQSGFRFLWSLRVQPPQNDASKMLPEGFLERVQGRGMICSWAPQLKVLAHKAIGGFISHCGWNSILGSLWFGVPIVTWPLYAEQQVNAYKMVKELGLAVELRLNYRKDSDEVVMADEIEKAVGMVMDGRSEMRKKVKEMGEMARKSVMEGGTSVNSIGKLIEDMIGNN, from the coding sequence ATGCCAGAAATTGGCCACTTGGTCTCAATTGTTAAATTCGCAAAGCTCCTGATCGATCACAATGATCGGATTCGGGTTACTATTCTTTCCATGAAGTGGTTTCCAGATGCTGCTTTAGATGCGTACACCAAATCCCTCACTGCTTTGCCACCTGATGGAATCCAACTCATTGACCTCCCTCGGGTGGATCCTCCCTCCTTAGCTCCTTGGAAGTCAGCCGAAAGCGTCATAGATGCATTCATCAAGTGCTACATCCCTCTTGTTAGAAACGCTGTCAGAGACATTGTTTCAATGAAATGTAGCTCGGATGAAACCAGAATTGCGGGATTAGTTCTTGATCTCTTTTGTTCACCCATGGTTGATGTTGCAACTGACTTTGATCTTCCTTCTTATATATTCATCACCTCAAATGCAGCCTTCGTGGGTCTCATGTTTTATCTACCAACTCGACATAGCTTGAACAGGTCCGAATTCCAAAGCTCAGATCCTGAACATGTGATCCCAGGCCTTGTCAATCCTGTCCCTACATATGTTCTTCCATCGGCTGTATTTAGCAAGGATGAAGGTTACGCTGCATATGTCAAAGTTGCTGAAAGGTTCAAGGATGCCAAAGGtataataattaatacatttgaAGAAGTTGAGCATTATGCTCTAAACTGTTTCTCCAACGGCCAAAACCCTCCAGTTTATCCAGTTGGACCAGTGATTAACTTCAATGGTCTGAGTTACTCAGACTCGGATGATAAGGTCATGAAATGGCTCGATGATCAGCCTCAATCATCAGTGGTGTTCCTTTGCTTCGGAAGCATGGGAAGCTTTAAAGCACCCCAAGTGAAAGAAACAGCACTGGGGCTGGAGCAAAGTGGGTTCAGGTTCTTATGGTCCTTGCGTGTGCAACCACCGCAAAATGATGCTTCAAAAATGTTACCGGAAGGGTTCCTGGAAAGGGTCCAAGGGAGAGGGATGATATGCAGTTGGGCGCCACAGTTGAAGGTTCTTGCTCACAAAGCAATAGGAGGGTTTATATCTCATTGCGGTTGGAACTCAATCCTGGGAAGCTTGTGGTTCGGTGTACCAATTGTAACATGGCCTCTGTATGCTGAACAACAGGTCAATGCATACAAGATGGTGAAGGAATTAGGATTAGCAGTGGAGCTGAGGTTGAACTATAGGAAAGATAGTGATGAAGTGGTGATGGCAGATGAGATAGAGAAAGCTGTGGGGATGGTAATGGATGGTAGAAGTGAAATGAGAAAGAAAGTGAAGGAAATGGGTGAGATGGCAAGGAAGAGTGTTATGGAAGGTGGAACTTCAGTCAATTCTATTGGAAAACTGATAGAGGACATGATAGGCAACAACTGA
- the LOC107950362 gene encoding UDP-glycosyltransferase 71K1, with protein sequence MKKVELIFVPAPAMGHLASTVEFAKRLICRDHRIRVIILSMKWFPSASLNAYIDSLTALQPDGIQLIELPQVALPSLDPKKSLESFLDVFVQCYIPPVRNAVRDIVSMRCSLGETRVAGLVLDLFCSPMIDIATGFGLPSYLYFPTNAATFGLMGYLPTRHTPESSEFECSDPEHLIPGFVNPVPTCVLPSAVFCKDGGYTTYVKVAERFKDAKGIIINTFEELEPYALNCFSNGQNPPVYPVGPVINLNGLSYSDSDDRVMKWLDDQPQSSVVFLCFGSMGSFKSPQVKETALGLEQSGFRFLWSLCVQPPQNDASKMLPEGFLERVQGRGMTCSWAPQLKVLAHKAIGGFISHCGWNSILESLWFGVPIVTWPLYAEQQFNAFKMVKELGLAVEMRLNYRKDSDEVVMADEIEKAVGMVIDGGSEVRKKVEDMGEMARKSVMEGGTSFNSIGKLIEDIIGNN encoded by the coding sequence ATGAAGAAAGTAGAGCTCATATTCGTTCCAGCGCCAGCAATGGGGCACTTGGCCTCAACCGTTGAATTCGCAAAGCGCCTTATCTGTCGCGATCATCGAATTCGGGTTATTATTCTTTCCATGAAGTGGTTTCCCAGTGCTTCTTTGAATGCATACATCGACTCGCTCACTGCATTGCAACCTGATGGAATCCAACTTATTGAACTCCCTCAGGTTGCTCTTCCCTCATTAGATCCTAAGAAGTCACTCGAAAGTTTCCTTGATGTATTCGTACAGTGCTACATCCCTCCTGTTAGAAATGCTGTGAGGGACATTGTATCAATGAGATGTAGCTTGGGTGAAACCCGAGTTGCAGGATTAGTTCTTGATCTCTTTTGTTCACCCATGATTGATATTGCAACTGGTTTTGGTCTTCCTTCTTACCTATACTTCCCCACAAATGCAGCCACGTTCGGTCTCATGGGGTATCTACCAACCCGACATACCCCGGAGAGCTCCGAATTTGAATGTTCAGATCCTGAACATTTGATCCCAGGATTTGTCAATCCTGTCCCTACATGTGTTCTTCCATCAGCTGTATTTTGCAAGGATGGAGGTTACACTACATATGTCAAAGTTGCTGAAAGGTTCAAGGATGCCAAAGGTATTATAATCAATACATTTGAAGAACTTGAGCCTTATGCTCTAAACTGTTTCTCCAACGGCCAAAACCCTCCAGTTTATCCAGTTGGACCAGTGATTAACCTCAATGGTCTGAGTTACTCAGACTCGGATGATAGGGTCATGAAATGGCTCGATGATCAGCCTCAATCATCAGTGGTGTTCCTTTGCTTCGGAAGCATGGGAAGCTTTAAATCACCCCAAGTGAAAGAAACTGCACTGGGGCTGGAGCAAAGTGGGTTCAGGTTCTTATGGTCCTTGTGTGTGCAACCACCGCAAAATGATGCTTCAAAAATGTTACCGGAAGGGTTTCTGGAAAGGGTACAAGGGAGAGGGATGACATGCAGTTGGGCGCCACAGTTGAAGGTTCTTGCTCACAAAGCAATAGGAGGGTTTATATCTCATTGTGGTTGGAACTCAATCCTGGAAAGCTTGTGGTTCGGTGTACCCATTGTAACATGGCCTCTGTATGCTGAACAACAGTTCAATGCATTCAAGATGGTGAAGGAATTAGGGTTAGCAGTGGAGATGAGGTTGAACTATAGGAAAGATAGTGATGAAGTGGTGATGGCAGATGAGATAGAGAAAGCTGTGGGGATGGTAATAGATGGTGGAAGTGAAGTGAGAAAGAAAGTAGAGGACATGGGTGAGATGGCAAGGAAGAGTGTTATGGAAGGTGGAACTTCATTCAATTCTATTGGAAAACTGATAGAGGACATAATAGGCAACAACTGA
- the LOC107950363 gene encoding probable NAD(P)H dehydrogenase (quinone) FQR1-like 3 isoform X2 has translation MTQEHTCFITQKPSLSVSHVTLKPDNFVLSFLQHTQDISSWFKYQSSIAAMAVTKLYVVYYSLYRHVEIMAREVQRGANSVQDVEATLWQVPETLSDTILQKMKAPAKAADVPEIRPEQLLEADGFLFGFPSRFGVMAAQFKAFFDATNDLWEHQALAGKPAGIFWSTGFHGGGQELTAGMFEMNEVKGGSSYGAGTYAADGSREPTELELQQAFYQGKYVAEITKKLENKPLAS, from the exons ATGACACAAGAG CATACATGTTTCATTACGCAAAAGCCATCTTTATCTGTTTCTCATGTGACTCTGAAGCCTGACAACTTTgttctttctttccttcaacaTACCCAAG ATATAAGCAGTTGGTTCAAATATCAGAGCTCAATTGCAGCTATGGCAGTAACAAAGTTGTATGTAGT GTATTACTCGTTGTACCGTCATGTCGAGATCATGGCAAGGGAGGTGCAAAGGGGGGCTAATTCAGTTCAAGATGTTGAGGCAACACTTTGGCAG GTACCGGAGACGCTATCTGATACAATACTGCAAAAGATGAAGGCACCAGCTAAAGCAGCTGATGTACCAGAGATTAGGCCAGAACAGCTTTTGGAAGCTGATGGTTTTCTCTTCGGGTTTCCTTCTCGTTTCGGTGTGATGGCAGCTCAGTTTAAGGCCTTCTTTGATGCTACTAACGACCTGTGGGAACACCAAGCACTTGCTGGCAAGCCTGCTGGTATCTTCTGGAGTACTGGTTTCCATGGGGGAGGACAGGAGCTCACTGC TGGCATGTTTGAGATGAATGAGGTAAAAGGTGGCTCCTCTTATGGTGCTGGCACTTATGCAGCCGATGGATCCCGTGAACCCACTGAGCTAGAGCTCCAACAGGCCTTTTACCAAGGTAAATATGTTGCGGAAATAACCAAGAAACTCGAGAACAAGCCCCTCGCATCATAG
- the LOC107949977 gene encoding UDP-glycosyltransferase 71K1, with protein sequence MESNLLNPSVDPKKSFGPFIKSYIPHVRNAVRDIVLMRCVSGDTRIAGLVLDLFCSPMIDIATDFSIPSYLFFTSNAAFFGLMWYLPTRHSLKSSEFESSDPEHLIPGFFNPVPTCVLPLPVFSKDRGYTTYVKVAARFKDAKGIIINTFEELEPYALHCFSNGQNPPLYPVRPVIELTGLSYFDSDDKVMKWLDDQPQASVVFLCFGSMGSFKTPQVKEIALGLEQSGFRFLWSLRVQPPQNDALEMLPEGFLERVQGRGMICSWAPQLKVLTHKVIGGFISHCGWNSILEILWFGVPITTWPLYAEQQLNAFKMVKELGLAVEMRLNYRKDSNKVVVEK encoded by the coding sequence ATGGAATCCAACTTATTGAATCCCTCAGTAGATCCTAAGAAGTCATTCGGTCCATTCATCAAGAGCTACATCCCTCATGTTAGAAATGCTGTCAGAGACATTGTTTTAATGAGATGTGTCTCGGGTGACACCCGAATTGCAGGATTAGTTCTTGATCTCTTCTGTTCACCCATGATTGATATTGCAACTGATTTTAGTATTCCTTCTTATCTATTCTTCACTTCTAATGCAGCCTTCTTCGGTCTCATGTGGTATCTACCGACCCGACATAGCCTGAAGAGCTCCGAATTTGAAAGCTCGGATCCTGAACATTTGATCCCAGGATTTTTCAATCCTGTTCCTACATGTGTTCTTCCATTACCTGTGTTTAGCAAGGATAGAGGTTACACCACGTATGTCAAAGTTGCTGCAAGGTTCAAGGATGCCAAAGGtatcataatcaatacatttgaAGAACTTGAGCCTTATGCTCTACATTGTTTCTCCAATGGCCAAAACCCTCCGCTTTATCCAGTTAGACCAGTGATTGAGCTTACTGGTCTGAGTTACTTCGATTCGGATGATAAGGTCATGAAATGGCTCGATGATCAACCTCAAGCATCAGTGGTGTTCCTTTGCTTCGGAAGCATGGGAAGCTTTAAAACACCCCAAGTGAAAGAAATAGCACTGGGGCTAGAGCAAAGTGGGTTCAGGTTCTTATGGTCCTTGCGTGTGCAACCACCACAAAATGATGCTTTAGAAATGTTGCCGGAAGGGTTCTTAGAAAGGGTCCAAGGGAGAGGGATGATATGCAGTTGGGCGCCACAGTTGAAGGTTCTTACTCACAAAGTAATAGGAGGGTTTATATCTCATTGCGGTTGGAACTCAATCCTGGAAATCTTGTGGTTTGGTGTACCAATTACAACATGGCCTTTGTATGCGGAACAACAGCTCAATGCATTCAAGATGGTGAAGGAATTAGGATTAGCAGTGGAGATGAGGTTGAACTATAGGAAAGATAGCAATAAAGTTGTTGTTGAAAAGTAA